The DNA segment GCATCGAGCAGGCCCAGAGCGTCCCGCTTGAATGCTGGCGCGCCAAAGCCGGCCCGGAAGTGGCGCGCATGCTCGAACTGAATATCGGCGATCCGATCAACATCGTTCGTCGCCTGTTGCAATTTGCCGGCAAACCTGTGGTGGTCGACGAAATCTATCTGCCCGGCAGCATTTTCGGCACCGTGACGCTGGAGATGCTGCGCGACTACCAGGGATCGCTCTACAGCTTTTTCGAGAACCGCTTCGGCATCCGCATGATTCGGGCCGAAGAGCGCTTGCGCGCCGTCCCCGCAGACCGCGCCAGTGCCGAGTTATTGCGTGTGGCTGAGGGCAGCCCCTTGCTGTCTGTCGAGCGCGTCAGTTTCTCTTACGGCGACAAACCCGTCGAGTGGCGGCGCGGTCTTTATTCGACCAACGAGCATTGCTATTTCAACGAACTTGGCTAGGGTGTGTTCTAGTGTTGCGTATAAAATTTGTTTTCAACATGATGCTGTTTGTCTTATAGTGCGGCGCATCAAAAACGGAGATATCTTCTTATGCCAGAGATAACCAAACAGCGTCCGAAATATCTGGCGCTGCACGAAATTCGGCTGCCCCTGGCCGGGTTTGCATCGATATTGCACCGCGTCAGCGGTGCCGGCCTGTTTCTCATGCTGCCCTTGCTGATCTGGATCCTGCAACTC comes from the Sulfuritalea hydrogenivorans sk43H genome and includes:
- a CDS encoding GntR family transcriptional regulator, which encodes MPDSIDSLKGVSSGAASSPTFSPLYRQIKSLLLQRLESGEWRPGEAIPSESELATRFNVSQGTVRKAIDEMAAENLLIRRQGKGTFVASHDDPRAFFRFLRLVPLSGGIEQAQSVPLECWRAKAGPEVARMLELNIGDPINIVRRLLQFAGKPVVVDEIYLPGSIFGTVTLEMLRDYQGSLYSFFENRFGIRMIRAEERLRAVPADRASAELLRVAEGSPLLSVERVSFSYGDKPVEWRRGLYSTNEHCYFNELG